GCCTTGCGGGCGTGCACGAAGCGGTAATGCTTATCGGCCTGAAAGGTGACCAGCTTCTGGTAAAAGCTGGCGTGTAGCGGCAGCAGCACCGGCCGCCAGCAGGTATACTGCTTGTAGTAAAGCTGAAAGCCATACGCCTCAAATAGTTGCTGGTAATAGGCTGGGTGCCAGAACATCCCGTAGTTGGGCTCGCGGTCGAAGCCATCGATGAGCACGCCCCAGAACCGGTCGCGGTCGCCAAAATTAATGGGTCCATCCACGGCCAGCATCCCTTGGCCGCGCAGCCACTCCGTCGCTACGTCAAACAGCTCATTGGCCGCCGCCTGGTCGTTTATGCACTCAAAAAAACCCAGTCCGCCGGCCGGCAGCGAGGCATCCATCATGGTAGCAGTGAGGGGATTGACGAACGCCGCGATGCGCCCGATAGCCGTACCCTGGGCATCAAGCAGCAGCCAGCGCCGGGCCTGGCCGCCGGCGGCAAAGAGCTTGTTTTTGGCCGGGTCAAACACGGCGTCGATTTCATTATCGAGCGCGCCGATGTAGGCCGCCTCGTGGCGGTGCAGGCGGTGGGGCAGCGCGCAGAACTGCTGCTGCTGCGGGGGGGTAGTAACTTCGAGCAAAGGCATTGGGCAAAAGTAGCGCGGCTGGGGCGTGCCCGCTAGCTACCGCCCGCGCTGACCCGCCAGTGGGCCGGGCAACCCCGCTGGGAAAGAAGTCGTTAAGGGAGCGGCTTACACCAGCACCTTCTTTGCCCATGAAACGCACCGACATCCTGTTTCGGCAAGACCGCATCGTCTACACGCTGCTGGTGCTGACTGCCGCCATCGGCCTGGCCTGGGTAATATGGCGCCACCAATACCTGGCGGCCCACGATAAGAACGCCGCTACCCCCGCCCGCACCCTGCCCGCGCGCTAAGAGCCAGGCGATATAGCGGTGGCTAATCGGGAAAAATGAGGGCCGCACCAGCGCGAAAGCAGCGGGGCCCACGTTGAGAAATGAGGGGGTAGAGCCAGGCATTTTCTGCTTTTTTAGTAGAGGGAAACAGCGCGAACTTAGTCGATATCTGGCACAACGTCAGGTATTTTCCTAAGAATAAATAAGGTTTTATTGCGGAAGTAGGCGGTTCCTTCTAGGTACTGGCCGCTGGTAGCGGCGCAAGTTTTAGATGATACAATAGCCCACTTTGGCAGCGCCTCTTTGTAAAGTGCAAATTTTTATTCAGCTAGCACACATTTCTGTCTGGCTACCCAAAGTGTTCATTCGGCTATATCCGCCAGGGTAGCGCGGTAAACAACCTACTTTTACCCCGTTGTTTTTCTTCAGGTAAGTAGCCGGTAATTGCCAGCAGTGCGCAAGCCAGCGGGTAAGCGCTCTTCACCGAGGGGAAACAATGCCGCCGCGGGCTGCTCACCGAGCAGCTGGCCGGCTTTCGCGCTACTCTACTCTACCATGAAACAAGCTTACCTCTCCGGCTGGGTCTTTGCCCAGCCGGCTGCTTCTGACCGCTGTGCGCCGTGTGGCGTTGCCGCCGCTAGCCTGCCGGTCCGGCCCCGGATGCCCCGCACCGCTGGCCCGGCAAGGCCCGCTCACGCTGGTAGCGTGGCCCCTCTATTTACGGAGAAAATGCCGTTTGCCCGGCGTGAGAGCATACTATTCTGGCTAGGTAGGCAGTTAGAATAGGCATTTGCTGCTCGTGCCCGCCGCTGGTGGCCAGGCCCTACCCCCCTTGCCGAAGCCAGCCTCTTCCTTTCGCTCTGCCAACCTGCTATGTGTATATGGCTTTAAACTACCTGAGTTCCGGACTGCAATTTGATTTCACGGCGGTTTCCCAGCAGTCGCCCGACGAGCAGCAGGCGTATGCCGTGCGGCTGCGCGAGGTGGAGAACCTGCTGCTGTGCCAGGCGTTTGGGGGCCAAGCACCGCGGCCGGGCAGCCAGCAGCGCCTGCAGCGCTACCTGAACGGCGAAATCAGCCGGGCCGAGGCGTTTCAGGAGCTGTATAGGGCGTAGAGGCAGTTTTTTGCTAGCCGCGTTAAGCACCGTTTGCAGGGCCTTTGCTCACGGCGGGCCGATGCCGGGCCGCATATTCGGAGGGTGAGAGGTCGTAAATCTTGCGGAATGCCTCCCGAAAATGCTTAGCGTCTTCGAAGCCCACCTGATACGCGATTTCTGAAACCCGCAGCCCAGCAGTGGCCAGCAGCTGGGCGGCTCGCTTCATGCGCACATCGCGAATAAACTCAGCCACAGACTGTCCGGTGATGCTCTTGATGCGGCGGTAGAATACCGATTGGCTCATGCTCATTTCGCGCACCAGCATAGGTACGCCGAAGTCCGGGTTGTCGAGGTTGGCCTCCACGATGCGCATGGCGCTTTCGAGCAGCTGCTTTTCGGCATCAGGAATAACGAGCTGGGTAGGTTCGAGCAGCAGCTGGCGCTGGTAATACTCGCGCAGCTTGCCCCGGTTATTGAGCAAAGCCAGGGCTTTAGCGTGCAGCACCTGCGGGTTGAAGGGCTTGCCGCCGTAGTCGTCGGCCCCGGTTTCGAGGCCGGCCAGTTCGTGCATGGCGGCGGTGCGCGCCGTGAGCAGCATCACCGGAATGTGGGCCGTTTTGGGGTGCTCCTTGATTTGGCGGCACAGCGCCAGGCCGTCGCGCCGCGGCATCATCACGTCGGAAATAACCAGGTCGGGTAGTAGGACCAGGGTTTTTTCCCAGCCCTCCACGCCGTCGGCGGCCAGGGCCACTTCAAAATCGGGCGTAAAGAGCTGGTGCAGGTAGTGGCGCACTTCGTCGTTGTCTTCCACGATGAGTAGCAGCGCGGGGCTGGCAGGAACCAGCAGTGGAGCCTCGGCCACTAAGGAGGGGGTAGGGGCCAGCGGCGGAGCGGTGGCCAGCACGTCTTCGGGCACGGTGGCTTCTATTTCGCTGAGGGCCAGGTGCGCCCGCCCAAACGGCAGGCGCAGCGTGAAGGTGGTGCCGCTGCCTAGGGCGCTGGCCACCTCCAGCTCACCGGCGTGCCGCTCCATCGCCTGCTTCACCAGCGCCAGCCCGATGCCGGTGCCCGGCACGGGCTGGTTGGGAGCCGAAGCCACCCGGAAATACGGGTCGAATATGCGGTGCAGGTCGTCGGGGGCCATGCCGATACCTTCGTCTATCACCTTTATTTCCAGGTAGTTATTCAGCAACTTGTTTTTGCGGCGCAGGGCCGGGGCGGCGGGGTCGCCCACGGCGGCTACGGCCACCCGCACGCGCCCGCCCGCCTCGGTGTACTTGAAGGCATTGGCCAGCAGGTTGGTGAGCACGATTTCGAGCTTGTTGCGGTCGAAGTAGAGCGGAATGACTTCGGCGGGGGCCTCTAGGGTGTAGGCAATGCCTTTTTCCTCGGCTTTGAGCTTGAAAATCAAGAAAATCTCGGTGAGAAAACCCACAATATCGCCGTGGCTGACGCGCAGGGGGATGTGGCCGCCCTCTGCGCGGCGAAAATCCAAGAGCTGGTTTACCAGGTCGAGCAGCTTGCGGGTCTGCTTGTGCATAAGTGCTACTTTTTCGCCGGCCTGGCTAAGTTTTTCGGGGTGGCTCACCAGCTCTTCCATCGGGCCCAGGATGAGGGTGAGCGGCGTGCGCAGCTCGTGGCTGATGTTGGTGAAGAAACTGATTTTCAAGTCGGTTAGCTCCTTTTCTTTTTCAACGCGGTATTCTTCCAGGGCCAGCTGGTTTTTCAGCTTTTGCTGGGCCATCTCGACGCGCCGGTACAGGGCCACCGCCGACAGCGCGGCCAGGCCGTAGAGCAAATACGCCCACCAGGTGCGCCACCACGGCGGCAGCACCGTGATGCGTAGCGTGGCGGGCTGGGCCGACCACCGGCCTTCGCCGTTGCTGGCCTTCACCAGAAAGGTGTAGTCGCCGGGGGGCAGGTTGGCAAAGCTGGCCGTGCGCTGGCCGGGGGCAGCCGGTACCCAGTCCGGGTTGTAGCCCACCAGCCGGTAGGCGTAGCGGTGCTTGTTGGGGTTGGCGTAGTTGAGGGCCACGAACCCGATGGAAAAGTCATTTTCGGCGGCTTTGATAATGATGGCTTGCGGGCTGGTGAGGGGCTTGGGTAGCACCACCCGGCCGTGCACGACCTCGCCCACGGCCACCGGCTTGTTGGCCAGGCGCAGGCTGGTGAGCTGCACCACCGGCGCAAACGGGTTGGCCTGAATGGCGCGGGGCTGAAAGTAAGTGAGGCCATTAATGCCCCCAAAATAGAGCGTGCCATCGGGCGCGGCCCAGGCCGCGCCCACCTTAAAGGCGTTGCTTTGCAAGCCATCGGCCACGTCGTAGCGCAGGTACTGGCGGGTGGCGGGCGTGAAACGGTAGAGGCCGGTGCCCCCAATCCAGAGGTTACCGTCGGCATCGGGCAGCATACTCTCCACGTCGCTTTCGGGCAGCCAGCGGTGGTAGCGCTCGATGGTTTCCCGGCCTTGGGCATTGCGCACCAGCCGGTGCAGGCCCCCGCCGATGGTGCCAATCCAGAGCGTGCCCTGGGCGTCGAGCAGCAGCGGCCACACGAAGCTTACGGCCAGGCCGGTAGGGCCGGCAGGGTTGGCTTGGAACTGCCGCAGTAGCACCAGCGAATCGGGGGTGACGCGCAGCTTGAGCAGGCCCGCGTTGCGGGTGCTAGCCCAGAGCACATCGGTGCGCCGGTCATAGAGCAGGTAGGTAAACTGGCTGGTGGGCAGCGCATTATCCCGATATGTGCGCAGCAGCCGGCCATCGGCCCCAAACCGGCTCAGACCCCGTAAAGAAGCTGCCCACACGGTGCCAAACCGGTCCTGAGCCAGGCTCTCGAAGTACCCGGTGCCGCCGCCGGGGCAGGGCGTAAGCTCGGCCTTGGCCTGCCCGTGGGGAAAGCGCAGCCGCCAGAGGCCCCGGTTAATGGTGGCCACCCACAGGGCGCTATCGGTGGTTTGGAGCAGGGCCGATACGTCGGTGCCGGTAGACTTGCCGGGCTGCTCGGGCACGAGGTAGTTGCGGTACGTGCGGCTGGCGAGATTATAGCACGAGAGCCCGCCGCGGGTGCCAAGCCAGAGGCGATGGCGGGCCTGCTCCTCATAAATAGCGTTGACGAAATTGTTGGCCAGCGTGGGCTGGGCCGATACCTGGCGCTGCAGGTTGAAGAAGGGCTTCTGGCGCAGGTCTACCTTATTGAGGCCGCCGGCCGAGGCTGCCAGCCACAGCACCTGGTCGCGGTCTTCAAACACTTGCTGCACCCGGTCGGAGTTGATGCTGGTCGGGTCATTATCGAGGGGTAGGAACTCAGTGGGTCGGTCGAGGCGCAGTGGCGGGCCGCCGCCGACGGCTGCGGCCGCCTCCCACAGGTGCAGGCCATAGGTGGTGCCCACCCACAGCCGGCCAAACGAGTCGCGCAGTACCGACTGGATGTCGGCGTAGGGGTAGGGCAGCGGCCAGGCCGGCTGGCGGCCGGTGGTGTGCCGGGCCGCCTGGGGCAGCCACAGCACCTGGTGGTCAGTGCCCACCCAGAGGTCGCCCTGCCGGTCGAGGCACAGCGCCCGAATAACGGTGGACCCCAGCGCCAGCGCCACCGGGCGGGCCGCCGCCGCGCGGGTATCGAGCACCAGTAGGCCCGCCCCGGTGGTGCCTATCCACAGGCGGCCGTCGGGGGCCAGGGCCAGGGCGCGGGCGTGGTAGTCGAGCACGGGCCGGGGGCCGGGTAGGGGCACCCGGCTCAGGGCCAGCAGGTGGCCCCGCGCATCGAGGCGCAGGGCAAACAGGCCGTGGATTTCAGTGCCCACCCACAGCCGCCCGCCCGGCCCGCCGGCAATCGACACCACCGTGGCTTGCGCCAGCAGGCGGCTCGTGGGGGTAGCGGGCCCGTCCACGAAGTTGAAGCGGTTGTGGTCGGCGTCGTAGCGGCTTAGGCCGGCGCTCTCTACCCCGGCCCACAGGGTGCCATCGGGGCCCAGATGTAGCACCCGCACCCGGTTGGCCGGCATGGCGTTGAGGGGGTTAACTGGTAGGGCATAGTGGCGCAGCTCGTAGCCATCGTAGCGGTCGATGCCCTTGTTAGTACCAATCCAGAGAAAGCCCGCGCGGTCCTGGGCCACGGCCAGCGCATCGGAATGCGCGAGGCCCTGGTTGACGGTGAGGTGCTCGAAGCGGAAGGCCGCCGGGCGGGGGGGTAGGGACGCGGCAACAGCCACCACCGCCAGCAGCCAGAGCCCGCCCGCCAGCAGTCCGGCCCAGCGTGGCCCGGGCGCGCGTTGGGCGCGCGCAAGCAGAAAATACAGAATTGCGCTCAACTATACTGACTATTACGGTACTAGCATTGGTCCATACAAAGTAAGCCGAAAATGACCTAGTGCCCACCAGCACCAGCTGTGGCTTCCCGACGGCCTACCCCCCGCTTTTTGGCTGAAAACCCCCCGGCCGGCTTCCGGCGAGCCTGGTACTTTTAGGACACCGAATTCATCCGGGGACTTTGCGTTGTGCGCTGGCAATCAGGCAGTGCTACCGCGGCTTGCGCTGCGGCTACTAACGCAAACGATTGCGCTGTTTTTCCTTCTTCATTTTCCACTTTCAACCATTCCCACCTACCGTATGGCACTTCCCTTTACCTCCCCTCAGTGGCCAAAAATTTCGCTGCGCCGCGCATTTATTTGGACCCTGCTGGCTTGCCTGGGCTGCGGCCTCGTGCCGCGGGCGCAGGCCCAAACGACTGAGCAGTATGCCTGGAACAGCATCGCCATTGGCGGCGGCGGGTTCGTGTCGGGCCTCATTATGAGTAACACCCAGGCTGGCCTCTACTACGCCCGCACCGACGTGGGCGGGGCCTACCGCTGGGACGCGGCCGCCGGCCGCTGGGTGCCGCTCATGGACGGGGCCTCGGAGCTGGAGCAGGGCATGTTCGGGGTAGAATCGCTGGCCCTCGACCCGCAGAACTCGGCTACCTTATACGCTTACTGCGGCATCAGCTACTTTAACAACGGCCGCACGTTCATCATGCGCTCGACCGACTACGGGGCCACGTTCACGACTATCGACGTGACGGCGCAGTTCAAGGCGCACGGCAACGGCATCGGGCGCGGCAACGGCGAGAAGCTGCAGGTAGACCCCAGCAGCAGCGCTACCCTTTATTGCGGCACCCGCTACAACGGCATCTGGAAGAGCACCGACTCGGGCACCACCTGGACCAACCTGACTAACCTGCCCGTGACGGTGACGCCCAACGGCAATGGCCTGAGCTTCGTGGTGGTTGATAATACCAGTGCCGCCGCGGGCGGGGCCTCGCAGCGCGTGTTTGCGGGCGTGTCGCGCAACAGTGGGGTAGGGGCCAACTTCTACCGCAGCGACGACGCCGGGGCCACGTTCACGGCCGTGACCAACCCCAACCTGGGGGCCAGCATGATGCCGCAGCGCGCCGTGCAGGCGGGCGGCAGCCTCTACATCAGCTACGGCAACGGCTCGGGGCCCTACGGCACCACCTTTGCCGCCACCGCTACCCTGCCGGCCTCCAACGAGTCTTATGACGCGGGCCAAATCTGGAAGTATGACATTGCCGCCGACACTTGGACCAACCTTACGCCTACTACCGGCACCAACCGGGCCTTTGGCGGTATCAGCGTGGACCATGCTAACCCCAACCGCATCATCATCTCGACTACCAACAGCTACTTGCAGCAGGGGCCCACGTCGAGCAGCCCCTACGGCGACCGGATTTATCTGACCACTGACGGCGGCACGACCTGGACCGACATAGTGGCCCGCGGCTTCACCCTCGACCCCAACGGCATTACCTGGATACCAGGTCAGTCCATTCACTGGGCTGCCTGCATCCAGTTTGACCCCTTCGTACCCAACCGTGTGCTCGTGGACTCGGGCAACGGCATCTACGCCAACGATGATATTACCAACACGGCCGGTACGTGGAAATTCTTCGTGAAGGGCCTGGAGGAAACCGTGGCCCTGAACCTGGTGAGTATGCCCAACGGCGGGCCGCTGCTCTCCGTCATCGGCGACTACGACGGCTTCCGGCACACCGACGTGACGCAGTACGCGCCCATCTACCAGCCCCGCATCGGGAGCACCAGCGGCCTGGACTTTGCCAAGCTCAGCCCTACTAATGTGGCACGGGTAGGCTACCGCAACGACGCAACCTCGGCTTCGGTGCTGCTCTACTCCACCGACACGGGCCTGACCTGGACGCGCACGGCCACCATGAACGGCTCGGGCGGACAGGTGGCCCTCTCGGCCGATGGCACTGTGCTGCTGCACAGCCCGAGCAACGGCATGAGCAGCAGCTTCCCGGTGGCCGACAACACCTTCGTGTACCGCACCACCGACAACGGCGCTACCTGGACTAAGGCCACCGGCGTGCCTACCACCCTCACCAGCTCGCGCCCCGTGGCCGATGCCGTGAACCCCGCTAAGTTCTACCTGCACAATACCAGCACCGGCGATATGCTGGTGAGCACCGACGGCGGCGTGTCCTTCGCCGTGGCCGGCAACGTGGGGGCAGCCGGTGGCTCCAACATTATTCGGGCTGTGCAGGGCCGCGAGGGGCACCTGTGGGTGGCCCTCTACGGCGGGGGGCTCACGCGCTCCGTTGATGCGGGCACTACGTTTACCAAGCTTGCCAGCGTGACGCGCTGCGACGCGGTGGGCTTCGGCAAGGCCGCGCCCGGCGGCACCTACGAGGCCATCTACATGTACGGCGTTGTGGGGGGGGTAGTGGGTATCTTCCGCTCCAACGACCAGGGCGTGAGCTGGGTGCGGGTGAATGACGAGGCCCACGAGTACGGCGGCCCCGCCAACGGGCAATTCGTGATGGGCGACCTCAACACCTACGGCCGCGTGTACATGAGCACCGCCGGCCGCGGCATCATCTACGGAATGCCGGCCACCCCGCTGGCCACCCGCTTGGCCGCTGGCGGCCAAGCCAGCCTGCAAGCCTACCCGAACCCCACGGGCAGTGGCCTCACGCTGCGCCTACCCCCCGAATTGGTGGGCGGCACGGTTACCGTTATCAATACCCTGGGGGCC
The genomic region above belongs to Hymenobacter psoromatis and contains:
- a CDS encoding T9SS type A sorting domain-containing protein produces the protein MALPFTSPQWPKISLRRAFIWTLLACLGCGLVPRAQAQTTEQYAWNSIAIGGGGFVSGLIMSNTQAGLYYARTDVGGAYRWDAAAGRWVPLMDGASELEQGMFGVESLALDPQNSATLYAYCGISYFNNGRTFIMRSTDYGATFTTIDVTAQFKAHGNGIGRGNGEKLQVDPSSSATLYCGTRYNGIWKSTDSGTTWTNLTNLPVTVTPNGNGLSFVVVDNTSAAAGGASQRVFAGVSRNSGVGANFYRSDDAGATFTAVTNPNLGASMMPQRAVQAGGSLYISYGNGSGPYGTTFAATATLPASNESYDAGQIWKYDIAADTWTNLTPTTGTNRAFGGISVDHANPNRIIISTTNSYLQQGPTSSSPYGDRIYLTTDGGTTWTDIVARGFTLDPNGITWIPGQSIHWAACIQFDPFVPNRVLVDSGNGIYANDDITNTAGTWKFFVKGLEETVALNLVSMPNGGPLLSVIGDYDGFRHTDVTQYAPIYQPRIGSTSGLDFAKLSPTNVARVGYRNDATSASVLLYSTDTGLTWTRTATMNGSGGQVALSADGTVLLHSPSNGMSSSFPVADNTFVYRTTDNGATWTKATGVPTTLTSSRPVADAVNPAKFYLHNTSTGDMLVSTDGGVSFAVAGNVGAAGGSNIIRAVQGREGHLWVALYGGGLTRSVDAGTTFTKLASVTRCDAVGFGKAAPGGTYEAIYMYGVVGGVVGIFRSNDQGVSWVRVNDEAHEYGGPANGQFVMGDLNTYGRVYMSTAGRGIIYGMPATPLATRLAAGGQASLQAYPNPTGSGLTLRLPPELVGGTVTVINTLGAIVRTSTAARADYTLDLSQLSAGLYVVRIASGSQSAVTRVVKQ
- a CDS encoding two-component regulator propeller domain-containing protein, yielding MSAILYFLLARAQRAPGPRWAGLLAGGLWLLAVVAVAASLPPRPAAFRFEHLTVNQGLAHSDALAVAQDRAGFLWIGTNKGIDRYDGYELRHYALPVNPLNAMPANRVRVLHLGPDGTLWAGVESAGLSRYDADHNRFNFVDGPATPTSRLLAQATVVSIAGGPGGRLWVGTEIHGLFALRLDARGHLLALSRVPLPGPRPVLDYHARALALAPDGRLWIGTTGAGLLVLDTRAAAARPVALALGSTVIRALCLDRQGDLWVGTDHQVLWLPQAARHTTGRQPAWPLPYPYADIQSVLRDSFGRLWVGTTYGLHLWEAAAAVGGGPPLRLDRPTEFLPLDNDPTSINSDRVQQVFEDRDQVLWLAASAGGLNKVDLRQKPFFNLQRQVSAQPTLANNFVNAIYEEQARHRLWLGTRGGLSCYNLASRTYRNYLVPEQPGKSTGTDVSALLQTTDSALWVATINRGLWRLRFPHGQAKAELTPCPGGGTGYFESLAQDRFGTVWAASLRGLSRFGADGRLLRTYRDNALPTSQFTYLLYDRRTDVLWASTRNAGLLKLRVTPDSLVLLRQFQANPAGPTGLAVSFVWPLLLDAQGTLWIGTIGGGLHRLVRNAQGRETIERYHRWLPESDVESMLPDADGNLWIGGTGLYRFTPATRQYLRYDVADGLQSNAFKVGAAWAAPDGTLYFGGINGLTYFQPRAIQANPFAPVVQLTSLRLANKPVAVGEVVHGRVVLPKPLTSPQAIIIKAAENDFSIGFVALNYANPNKHRYAYRLVGYNPDWVPAAPGQRTASFANLPPGDYTFLVKASNGEGRWSAQPATLRITVLPPWWRTWWAYLLYGLAALSAVALYRRVEMAQQKLKNQLALEEYRVEKEKELTDLKISFFTNISHELRTPLTLILGPMEELVSHPEKLSQAGEKVALMHKQTRKLLDLVNQLLDFRRAEGGHIPLRVSHGDIVGFLTEIFLIFKLKAEEKGIAYTLEAPAEVIPLYFDRNKLEIVLTNLLANAFKYTEAGGRVRVAVAAVGDPAAPALRRKNKLLNNYLEIKVIDEGIGMAPDDLHRIFDPYFRVASAPNQPVPGTGIGLALVKQAMERHAGELEVASALGSGTTFTLRLPFGRAHLALSEIEATVPEDVLATAPPLAPTPSLVAEAPLLVPASPALLLIVEDNDEVRHYLHQLFTPDFEVALAADGVEGWEKTLVLLPDLVISDVMMPRRDGLALCRQIKEHPKTAHIPVMLLTARTAAMHELAGLETGADDYGGKPFNPQVLHAKALALLNNRGKLREYYQRQLLLEPTQLVIPDAEKQLLESAMRIVEANLDNPDFGVPMLVREMSMSQSVFYRRIKSITGQSVAEFIRDVRMKRAAQLLATAGLRVSEIAYQVGFEDAKHFREAFRKIYDLSPSEYAARHRPAVSKGPANGA